A genomic region of Macaca thibetana thibetana isolate TM-01 chromosome 14, ASM2454274v1, whole genome shotgun sequence contains the following coding sequences:
- the LOC126934831 gene encoding metallothionein-1E-like, translating into MDPNCSCATGGSCTCAGSCKCKECKCTSCKKSCCSCCPVGCAKCAQGCVCKGASEKCSCSA; encoded by the coding sequence ATGGACCCCAACTGCTCCTGCGCCACTGGTGGTTCCTGCACGTGCGCGGGCTCCTGCAAGTGCAAAGAGTGCAAATGCACCTCCTGCAAGAagagctgctgctcctgctgccccGTGGGCTGTGCCAAGTGTGCCCAGGGCTGTGTCTGCAAAGGGGCGTCGGAGAAGTGCAGCTGCTCTGCCTGA